The Blautia pseudococcoides genome segment CGATGGTGCCGCTTAATTCCAGTATCCGCTCTGTCACTTCCGGCTCCTGATTTTTCACTTTCCTCCAGTTCCAGAACTTCTTCGTTTTCATCGGATTCCTCCTTCCCTTTTTGGTATGCCGCCCCGGACATCGAAAGCGGCATCATATTTCCATTGATTAAATACAGGTCGCCGCCAAGCTCCTCCGGGATGCGGTCAAGGTTCTCCAGCTCCCGGATGTCATTGGCCGACATCCACCCGTTCTGCCGCCCCACGGCGTACCCGCTCATGCGGCTCTGGTAATCGCCACGGAGCAGGCCGTCCACGTTGAACTTCATAAAATACTGCTTCTTTTCCTCCGGGGTCAGCAGGGCTCTTGCCATGGACTGCTCCCACCGGGACACCCAAGGGTCAAGGGTGTATTTCACGAACTCAAGGCTCTGCTGCTCGATATTGGAGAAACTGCTTTTTTCCAAGTCCCCCACCATATGCGGAGGCACACGGAAAATCCTCGCAATCTCATTGATCTGGAACTTCCGTGTTTCCAAAAACTGCGCCTGTTCCGGCGAGATAGAAATCGGAGTATATTTCATCCCCTCTTCGAGGACGGCCACCTTATTGGCGTTATGGCTGCCTCCAAAAGTAGACTGCCAGCTCTCCCGCACCCTTGACGGGTCTTTCAGCGTCCCCGGATGCTCCAGCACGCCGCTCGGCTGTGCGCCGTTGGCGAAGAACTTCGCCCCGTATTCCTCGCAGGCAATCGCCATGCCGATGGCGTTCTTTGCCATGGCAATGGGGGAATAGCCCACAAGCCCGTCAAAGCCGAGGCCGGGGATGTGCAGCACCTCCGACGGCGGCAGGATGACCGTGCTGCCCTTCACGGTCGGCGCATCATCCATGCTCACCGTGTATTCGTAATAGAGCTGCCCCTTGCCGTCACGCTCCACGCCCATGCGGTCCGGCATCAGCGGGTACAGCGCAATGACCTCCCCTTTGCCGTTGCGGATAATCTGTGCGTAGGCATTGCCCCATATCAACAGGTGGCTCATCAGCGTCTCCCGGAATACGAAGGAAGTCATCTCCGGGTTCGGCTCATCATGGAGCAGACGGTACAGCGGATGGTCATACACCCGCTCCTTTCCCGTTTCCGTATAACGGTACAGATGGACCG includes the following:
- a CDS encoding phage portal protein; translated protein: MKLPSILGIRGARDKPKDNYGGSAYSFFFGRSTSGKTVNERSAMQTTAVYSCVRILAETVASLPVHLYRYTETGKERVYDHPLYRLLHDEPNPEMTSFVFRETLMSHLLIWGNAYAQIIRNGKGEVIALYPLMPDRMGVERDGKGQLYYEYTVSMDDAPTVKGSTVILPPSEVLHIPGLGFDGLVGYSPIAMAKNAIGMAIACEEYGAKFFANGAQPSGVLEHPGTLKDPSRVRESWQSTFGGSHNANKVAVLEEGMKYTPISISPEQAQFLETRKFQINEIARIFRVPPHMVGDLEKSSFSNIEQQSLEFVKYTLDPWVSRWEQSMARALLTPEEKKQYFMKFNVDGLLRGDYQSRMSGYAVGRQNGWMSANDIRELENLDRIPEELGGDLYLINGNMMPLSMSGAAYQKGKEESDENEEVLELEESEKSGAGSDRADTGIKRHHRGGKLV